Proteins co-encoded in one Nicotiana sylvestris chromosome 7, ASM39365v2, whole genome shotgun sequence genomic window:
- the LOC104222922 gene encoding uncharacterized protein translates to MDKVQLIRQRLLTAQSRQKSYADKRRRDLVFETGDKVFLRVSPMKAVMRFGKKGKLSPRFIVPYEILDRVGAVTYRLALPPELSFIHPVFHVSMLRKCISDSSQVLEAPVIPLDEKLS, encoded by the coding sequence ATGGACAAAGTTCAATTGATCAGACAGAGATTACTTACAGCCCAAAGTAGACAAAAATCTTATGCggataagagaagaagagatttaGTGTTTGAAACTGGGGACAAAGTGTTCCTACGAGTCTCTCCTATGAAAGCTGTAATGCGGTTTGGGAAAAAAGGCAAGCTGAGCCCCAGGTTTATAGTACCATATGAGATACTAGACCGAGTGGGAGCGGTGACTTATCGTTTGGCACTTCCTCCTGAGTTGTCCTTtattcatccagtttttcatgtctCAATGCTAAGGAAATGTATATCAGACTCATCTCAGGTTCTTGAAGCACCTGTTATACCGCTTGATGAGAAGTTATCTTAA